GGGACCACATTAAAAGCAATAATCTAGAGGTCAGTGGATGATTACTACAAGAACTGTTATGTGCTACTGTCCCTCTTTGAAATGTTGTATGCAATATTAAACATCTAGTGGGCATTGCAAGTAATTCCGTCCAACCTTGGAAAACTATGAAAGATGAAAGGAAATGTTTATCTCTGCTATATAGTACCAGAATGTCATTCCAGAAAAGAGGACGCATATATTATTTTGGAAAGTTAGATTGCTATCTCACTAGGAAGAAAATATGAACTCATTGATATTAGTAACTGCATTATTTGTGCTTTAGACTGATCTTGTCATACCTGAGAACTTTTCTTATCCATGACAATTTTTGTTGGTTGGACTGTTGGACCCTTGCTTGATaaatattgttttttttatgaGGTAGATCCCTTGCATGCTGTTTTCTTTCTTAGATTTGGGTTTGGTTGGTGGCATAGTGGTTGTTAGTTGACCAACTAGATGCATATGGCTGTCTCTATATACAAGTTGCTGAGTGTATATATCCATGTGCTTTTTAATTTTGGTACTTGAAGCACTGGTATATGGGGTCAGCATAATTTCATATTGTGTCACATCCTATATGAAAATCATTAAACAACATGCTAGTATGTGCATGTTGCTTGTGTATGCAATTTGGTTTATTGTCTATCCTTTTGACCTATGACAAGAGTGAAGCATAAGCAAAGCGTGTTCCATATAAGCCCCCTTTTCGCTTTAGCGTTTTCATACGTAATTGACCAGTAATGATTTTGCCACCTAAAGCTTTATGAATGACAAATCGGAACAAAAGCAATAGGTGAAATATATTATTGGCTACCCATAGTCTGGAACCTCACTCTTGTCCTGGTGTAATATAATGCACCCTTCCTTCTATTTCCCCACTACATTCTGTTTcctttttcattttgttgtcaCAGAGATAAGCCGAGAACATTGAAAATATGCGTTCTAGGCTGCTTACATATCTAGATGAAATGCTTTTGTTGATGCTAGAAATTTCTAGGGAGGCATGTGTTATGGTTGACTCATTTAATGGCGGAGCTTATCTTCCTGTGAGATTTTTTTAATTACAGTTTACAATAAGAGCTTGCTACTCTTTCTGTAAGTAAAATAAACTATGCTATATTGCTAGGTGAATTGCGTCAGTTCATATTTGCTGGTTCTCTTCCTTAGTACATTGTTTCAATGTGATCTATTTTCTATATAAAAGCAGATTGCAGATACTTGTACAATCACTGGTGTCTGTGCAAAAGAAGAAACAGGTTGGTGGCCTAAttggttttcttttcttgttttgtTACAGGATCCAGAGAATTCCACAGTGATACTTTGTGACTCGAAACTTAAACAACTATTTGGATGTGAAAGTCTTACTGCTCAGGGTGTCTCAGAGTTGGTTTCAGATCACCTTTTTAAGCAACCTACCAAGATCTGACTGGTTAGTTATTTGACTCTCCTAAATCCCAATAGCATCCCTTATGTATATGGGGGCTTGCCCTGCCTAGTACTTGACTACTTGCTGGAGAACATCCATCCTTTTGCAGTTGCTTGCTTTCAAGTCCTAGTTTACCCGTTTTAAATATGTTGCATTAGTAAAAGGAGTCTATTGAAAGCGGTCGAATTGGTACTGTAAAGCTTTGACTTGACCAAATTTAATTGTTTTTATCTCACCAGATTTCTTGCATTAAGTGCCTTGACTGCTGATCGTTACCATTTCTTTTATTCTGCAGCTTGGTATTAGCTCGTTTGTCTAATATTCTAATGCAGAAATTGGTGGTGGTTTAACTTTTGGCTGCAGACAAAATGTCCTCTGGGCTCTGGGCTAACATCCTGGTAGTAGGCACTGATGAAACGACAGAAATCTGCTGAAAGTGTTTGTTAACTATTTCTTATTGTTGGGCTGGTTTACCTGTGAGAAATGGTGGCTAATCTCTTCACAGTAGCAAGGAATGGGAGTTGTTACATAGTCTAGCCTGAATGTCTGATGCTCGCAAAAGGTCAGACGTAGTAGTGTATCTGACTTTctagtttgttaaatagaaagcAGTGTCGGAGCGAAACTAAAAGGACAGCGAGAGCTGATGTACTTTGCCTGATGTAAATTCAGCTATCGTAGGTGCGTTTTCTGGTAAGAAGTTGCTTTCTCGTTTGCTACCTGAAAGCCTCTTACATTGCTAGTCCTTAGTTGACTTGAGACACCTGTACCCCCAATATTATGTTCCTGTGGGTGATACCTAACTTATACAGTTATCGAACGATCATCTTTTGCTCCCCTGTTCATTGGTAATCCTTTATCACATCCATCTTGTGCATCAGCACTAGTTGCAGTTTACATCCAACAACCGCCGCACGATGGTTGGCTATGTCCAGAATTTGGTGTTTCTGTTTCTGCGTGATGTGCTGATGATTTACAAGAAGCTCTGCTAGCTGTACAACAGTGGATAACTGTGTCTTGCTCTCCTGAGCCTACAAGTTCTTGAACAGGGCGTAGAACAGTAACATGACCACCAGACCAATGATGACGCAGAAAATTATCGTGCTGGTCTTTTTCTCGTCAAGAGTACCTTCAGGCAGGACCTTGTTCACAATAGTCAAAATCACTGCATCCAAATTCTGCAGTCACGAAAGAGAAATCATTTGCtgttagcattttgcaaaaaaagaaagaaagaaatgaaagTGATTGCTATGTTGGTGGTAACTTTGTTTCAGAAATCTGTTATCTGTTTGTTATGCTTGCCTGCTGGATGATCCCAAGAATCCTCTGGAGGAGTGGCACGCAGGTCTTGTTCACTTGGCTGCAACAATAGGAAATCAACGCGATTCAGTCCGTTCTTTTGATCTTTCAGCAACCCTAATCCCTAAAGCTAACTTTGTCCCATGTGCAAAGGATTTGTTCCTAACGCAAACCATGGTTTTTACTCGGAAAATTGACGGTAAAATGCCAACAAATTTACCCAAGGTCTCAGTTTAGCCTGACGCTAGAATTGTTACCTGATGAGCAGGAGGCCCCTGTAGACGTGCGTGGTGGAGACGTTGCAGTCCAGGTCCCATGGCAGCTTCTGCCCCTTCCATTCTGCAGAACAAACGATCCCAGAGCTTCAGTTTCGTGGTCCATTGCTGAAACTGTCAAACTGACCAAATGTTTGGTTCAACAGAAGACAGACCTAGAGACCATTTGACACCCAGGTCGAAGCCCGTTTCGTCCGGCGTCGGCTTGAGCACGAACGACACGTGGTGCCGGACCATCAGCGCGTGGAGAAGCAGGAACATGTCCTGCCAACAACGGCACGGGTCAGGAACTCAGGAGGATGCAGGGTTTGCAGGCAAGCGATGTCAGGTAAGCAAACTCGATGCAGCACGGAGGTGTTTGTACGAGTTTTTACTAGTAGTAGCATTTAGTGCTGATGTATATACGGTCTCGTTTTTTACCTTGCCCAGCTGCGAGACATCGATGGACCGGAGGTTGCTGAGGAAGTAGAGGCACTCGTCGCCGATGAGCTCGAGCAGCTCCCTGACGCTCCGGTTCTGGATGGCCGAGTTCAGCTTCACCATCCTCATCACGGTCCGgagcccgtcgccgccgccgccgctgccgaacAGCCCTCTCGCGCAGAATTTGCCGGAATTCCTTCCTGCTCTGCCCGTCTTGACACGCCCCGGCCATCTGCTTCCTGGGCAGTCATGGTGGCGCTGCACCGatggaagaggaaggaggcggcACGGCAGAGTTGAATCCATCGAGACCGCAGATTAAATCCGAGCCAGCTCTGAATGTGAAATGGATGGGACTGCAGTTGCAGGCGTCTTATACGTGACCGAGTGGGTTTTGGAGTTTTGGTGAGGAGGCGATCCATGTCCAGGTCGCAAGGAAAGGATAGTATGCGATGAAAGAATAGCAGCCATGCAAGGATACATGCCTCCAATGTGTAATATTCACACGGCTGCAAGGTTGGGTTGCCAAGGTAAGTAAGGAAGGATGCTCCCCAAACGTGGCTTGGTTGGGACGATGCACAATGGGTAACGTACCTATATCAGCTATGCCCTACTCCATTTGAAGCTTGGGCTGCTGGGCAGCGAGTTTAGGGGACTGGTTACTGCTTGCAACTGTAGATTGGGTTCAGTCTATGCAGTTCTAAGATGGTTTGTTCGATGTATGAAGTTCCTAGTTATCTAGGGGCATTCGTATAATCGTGTTTGTCCCTCCTTTTATCATTTTCATTTTTTATCGCATTTGTTTGACGGAATGTTGCCAAATCCAAGTTAAAAAGTTTCAAATTCAAACGTCCCAATTCAcgttgatatatttttttaatttggaCAAGTTCTGGATTTTTCTAAGCGAAGCTGtcaaattatatatatacttgAAAGTACTAAAATTGAATTAAAGTTTTTCATGGACCCTTATGCTTCCTTGGTTGGGCCGGTTTGACTCAGTCTGCACCTGCACTCTTTCATTTCATAAATCGCTGGTACTTATTTTTCATAAATTATGAGAAAACATACTAGACAGAGAGTAATGTAGAGCATGCAAAATAAACATGACCCCAGTATATAGCACTATCTCCATCGCTATATTTGTTAAGGCAGAGAGTAAATTGTGAGTCAGATATTACTGGCTAAATATCCTACACACAACtaaatatattataaaaataaaaagggacATGTGCCCAGCCCCTACTcacaaaaaattacaaatagaAAGGGAAATGTTGTGGATTCATCAAGACCAACCCACTGACAAATTTGGCTATCTAGTTAAAATATTTTTGCACGGACTTGATCGCACTGTCGCTCATCTAGAACTAAGGTTTAGTCTGGTCCCTGCTGGTTTGCAGTGAAAAAAAGGTTTAGTCCGAACAAAACTCCAGGTGATTAAAGGTTAGCTAAATCCATACCATGTTTAGATCCTAGGACTAAAAGGCAGATGGGAGACACATAAAGTTCATTTTATCCTTTCTTTTTACATGTGTGGGAAGAGATAAAGTGGAGGGCTACTCTGGTCATTTCTCGGACGATTGGCTCGTTTTAGCTATTTTTAATCTAATTAGGTGGGCTTGGAGGACTAATAATGGACTAAAATTAAATTGGGGTAGTCCCTGTATGGATCAGCTAATGAATTAAAGTTTAGACCTAAtatttagtccatggatccaaaatATGACCTCAATCCACGGCGGCTTAGGATGCTTGGAATGGCACCGCTTAAGTCATTTGCAAGACTCTGCTAAAAGAAGATTCATCACTAATGGGCTTAAAGGCGATGGGTTTAACCGTGTAAGGAAGGGGATCGGAAGGCCCAAAAAGAATAGGGTCAGCAAAGCCACGTTGAATTAGGTTGGTGCACTGGCACCGGGTAGGAGAAAACATTTAGTACTATGGTTCTTTTTGACCATATAAATCAGTTTCGTTTCTACTGAGCTAAGAGTGTTGTGCACCACATAGATTTTATGCTAGCTTTCGCCATTGTATCACACATTCACACCACGTCGGTTTAGGGAAGTGACGTTGCGGCGAGTAGCGATGGCTAGGATGCAGGCAGAGATGGGTGTAGCCGTAGCCGGGTGACCGGGCAAGAGGAAGACAACGTTCAGTGCCCTGAAGAAGTTGAAGAAATTACGAAGGCCATCAAACAGCTCACACTAATCAACCGATCTGGCGTGTTTTGCGGTGCTTGGACCTTGGAGTACAGTAGGGCTTCCTAGCTTCTCTCAAGCTGGATGGTTTCAACTCAAATTTTCTTTGCATTGACGTACTGTAAATCGTTTTTCACACCTCACAAAGTATTTTTGATTAAAAAATCGCAAATATGGCAGCATTtacatttttctttcaaaaaacaaAGAATTCAGATGTGAATGCAACCGGGAACTACTCAATCAAAACGAGAAATTAAACAGCATGCGTTTTTTTTTCCAGTAAGAAACAAACTACACCTTGTACTACTGGCTCCACGACGACACAAATGTTGTTTTTCTCTGAAAGACTGAAACAGAGCACTGTCATGGGTAATCTCTCCATGACGATCAGGACAGAAGAAGGCAGGCAGACCTGAACACTCGCGTCCAGCTGCCGCACGCCACGCCACCTCTGCATCGTGAAATTCCGCGCCGCCACTGTTGAGCAAGGACTGCTCGcgggtcccgccgccgcccatgacCTGTTGCCACATCAGCGTCGCTGGCGGCCACGGCTCCCATGAAAGCGCCTCCCAGATCTCTGCGGCAGCCACTCCATGGCCACCGCTGTTGCTCCCCTCTCATCTCTTCAATTTTCATCAGAAAAAGACGCCATGCTCACGAACACGGCAGAGTTTGAGCTTCAGAGACTCTTCGGCAGGACCGATCATGGGCGTGGCGGTGCCGATGGGGCCCTTAATcctgaccgccgccggccatgctgATTCGCGGCGATTTCGGCACCAAATCGATCAAAGCCCTACAGTGCACGTTGGAGGTTCGGTCCGGACTCTGCCCCCGTGCTTTAAATCCTGCCTGTTCTTATCATTTTCTTCCGACAAAGGTGCTAAGCGATGCTGTGTCATCCGTCCGTCCTGATTCCGGTCCACGCTGTAAAGTAAGCAGAGGACGCGCACAAGTCTGCATCGTCCCAAAATCACCGTGAACGGCTGTCTAGGTACTACTCCGATAGTCGATTGCTGCATTGACACTGTTCGTTGCCTGCCCATTTTCCACTGCCTCTCAAACTGAATTTCAACAATCAAAATTCAACCACACCGTTTTGAACAATGTGGTAAGtttgtttctctttctttttgtgCTATTCACATGGTCGAATTCTGCCACCAGTTGCTGTCTGAGCAAAGCAACATGGTACATGATCTTGCTCATCACCACGCCCATCAACGGTTCATACGCGATACGTGGCGTACATGCACGGCCGGACGAGGTAGCTAGCCGACGACGCCGATTGGTTCTTCCACGGCGTCCATTTCTCTTCTCCTGGAACGGGAAAATGGGGAGCACGAGCTGAGCCAGCTCGAACTGATTCATCGATCAGGCGATCGACGCTGACGATGCAGCGGAGAGCTTCCATTTTTCTACGCTGGCTTTCGGGAAAAGGCGCAGAAAGTTTAGGTGATCCAACAGCGGAGGTCGCGCTCGCTCCATCTGCCGGAATCATTGTTGCCCACGGAACCGGAGGCAGCCACATGCGAGCACTTCACACCCCAAAGACGAGAGCTGAGCAGCTCCCGTGTTAGCTGTAAAACTACCTCCTCGTAGCTGTGCATTTGGCGACCTCTTCCATGGCATGCATGGATATACACGTAGGATAGGATGGCCACAGTAGTTTATTTACTGCCACTAGAAGCTTCGGTCCATGAACTTTGTTAATTACGTTCACCTTCTCCTCTTTTATAtaactgctaaagtttagcacctgtaatgctaattaggagtattaaacataggttaattataaaactaattacatagatagagtctaattcgcgagacgaatctattaagcctaattagtctataatttgacaatgtgatgctacagtaaccatctgctaatgatggattaattaggcttaataggttcgctcgcaaattagcataggggttctgcaattagttttataattagctcatgtttagtcctccgtatccgaacatccgatctgacactactaaaatttagcatctagtatcaaacatcccaCTGTGACTCTCCATCCGCAAAGTTGACGATCAAATCCTACTACTGGACTGGATGGCATCATGTCTCGAGAGAATCCTCGTTGGCATCATTGCGTCGCGATACGATCTTGACGTTCCCTTGTGCATCGTCGACACTTCAGCAGTCTATGCCATAGACGGCATTCATTCATTCgtgtgttttctttgtttctaaGTGAATCCGCCGGTAATCTGCAGATCGACTTGATGAACAGTTTGTGTTGCATACCTGCCAAATTGACCCTAGCTAGCTAAGCTACTTCGATGACACACGCTAGCTACTTTCACTGTAAATCATGCGTGTTGTCACCCTCTTCGATCGACGCCCCCCATCCGAGAGCGCACATTcttcggctgctgctgctgctcaacAAGTTGCACTGTCTTCACGCCACCATCGAGTGCCTGCCGACGCTCCCGAAATCGATGCCCATCGATCGATCTCTCGATCCTACAAAACAAAAAGATTAGAATTTCCTCCTCGAAAGGCGCGCTTGCCATcgtggcccggccggccggccagctctGATGCCCTTGGCCTGTTCCTGACAGCCactcgccgccgtctccctgcTTCGACCAAAGCCGAAAGAGATACAGTGGCAGCTGTACCCGCGTTACTCTGATCTGGACGGACCCTAGCAGCGTTAGCATCAGCGTGCATTGCATCTTCCCTCCTCTCATGTGTGCATCATGCATGGATGGGCTTGAGCTCGATCAGGGCCATCTTTTGATCCAGCGGAGCAAGTTGCCCTGAATGGACGTACGATTCGGGAATGAGATTGCATGTAGCCATGTGGAGCTCCAAGATTCatactcttttttttaaaaaaaaaaatctttctgCAATGACCATTTTGGCCTTGGGGGGCTCTATATATAGCCCCACTGCCTCAACCCACTGCATCAGTCACAACACAGCCACACACGCGATCGATCACACTGGTAAAAGCTCTGCTTAGCTCGGAGCTTCAGTGCTCATAACACACACAGGTCGGTCAAGCTCGGCAGCCGCAACTCAGCACCAATGGCCACCGTCGAGGTAATGCACTGTGTCTTCCGATTTGATTCTCCAATCTTAATTTGATCTCTGCATCTATGATCTATGTGCGACCGAATCGATCATCTGTTTCGATCGAGGGTTGCATTGCATATGCAGCAACGGATCTCGGATGGATCAGCGTATGTTGATGCGTGATGCTTCTGATCGTACTGAACGCACACGTGCTCATCGTTCCTtccgtgcgtgcgtgcaggTCCAGGTCCCGACCGCCACGCTGCCCGTCGAGGAGgctccggtggtggcggagccTGTCCCTGTCCAACCAGCCGTCGTCGCCGAGGAGGCCCCGAAGGAGGAAGCCGCTGCTCCGGTCGTGGAAGAGACCCCGGCCGCGGAGGCAGCTCCGGCCGAGCCGGAGGCCGCCAAGGAGCCCGAGGCGGAGGCTGCCCCTGCCGAGACTGATACCCGGGAGGTCGAGGCAGTGGCTGCTCCGGCCGAGGCAGAGGCCAAGGAGGCAGAGcccgaggcggcgccggccgagACGGAGACCAAGGAGGCAGAGCctgaggcggcgccggccgaaGGTGAGACAAAAGAGGCCGAGCCTGAGGCTGCCACGGCCGAGGTTGAGGCCAGGGAGACCGAGACGGAGGCTGTCGCAGCCGAGACGGAGACGAAGGAAGCCGAGCCCGTGGCAGCTCCGGCTGAGGCCGAGACCAAGGAAGCAGAGCCCGAGGCAGCTCCAGCCGTGGCAGAGACCAAGGAAGCGGAGCAAGACGCTGCAGCGCCGGCTGAGGCCGAGACCAAGGAGGCGGAGCCAGCTGCTGCCGAGGCCGAGGTAGAGGCCGCACCGGTGGTCGACACCAAGCCCGCCGAGGCAGAGGCAGAGACGGCCGCCACCGAGGCCGAGGCGAAAGAACTGGAGGCCAAGGAGGAGGCAgcgcctgctgctgccgccgccgctgaggaggccgcggcgccggcagaGGCCGAGGCGGCAGCAGCCCCTGCTGCCGAGGCGGCCGGCAAGTCCGAGTGAGTCCAGCGGGCACGTCCCGCGCGCGTGCGATCGACGATCTTGCTGTCTCGTGCCACGCACGGCACGGCGCCTGTATATGGTCGCGGCCTTCGTgggcgcgtcgccgccgccgcgtcggcgttCGGGTTCACGTTCGTGTCATAGCTACGTGGGGCCGCCCGTAGTAAGGGGCGTTCGTGCGTTGAATAATGTATCTGTGTGTGTTTCTGTGTTTGTGGGGTTCTGGGGCCCGGCGTCAGCGCTGATGTGGCGTGGCTTGACGTTGACGGCGCATTGGTGGGGCCGTGCCTTGGAGCTGTCTGTCGTTTGATTATGCTGGTTAATACGTGTACCGTGAATGTCTGTGCTGTATTTTTCTTTGTACTAGTTAATCAATCAAGTTTTTTCCATCTTTTGAAGTGTCACCATATGAGTCAAAATCACAATCATGCTATGTCCAGCTTTGTGGCAAGCTTGGTGCTTTCTCGAGTTGTATGTCTGAATTCTATGGTTGTACGTGCACACCATGCTGAATTCCTCCAAATGGCATAAGATCACCGATCACGGAAAATTGTGCGGAGAGAGCTGCAGTATGCGTGTACCCCATTCAACGAAGTACGTCTTTTTCCCCCACTTTTTGTGAGAGGATGGTCGGTCCAAGTCCGATAATAAACAACCTAACATGGGCTCTTGTTTGGGGTGGAGTCTTCTTTGGACCCGGCCCATCCGAAGCCACTTTGCAGGACACGGCTGTGTTTGCAAAAGGGCTGGTGGTACAGGGGATCCCATTTAGCTTCCGGAAGTTCATTAGGCTTCATGAATATAAAGCCCATTAGGTCCAAATACTAATTGCATTACTCTCCACTAATTGCATTACCCGTGTGCAGGGTCTTGTTCCTAACACATGCAGCGGTAGATTCATCATAACATACAaacttttgtttattttttctttattcattCTTCTAATTGTCCAAGCTATTACCCAATTATAGGATAAGATGTACGGTGATGTGATTTTTAACACGAAGAGTTTAGCTCAACTCATTCTGAAAAAAATCCAGCATTCTGATTATACTATTTTCAAATTTAAGCATAAAAATTGAATATATATACTTACAGTGTTGAAGTAATGCAATCAACATTTTCAAATGCTAGGTTTAACATTTTCTCAAATTTAGTTCAACAATTCTGATAGACTAGATCAACATTTTATGTATAAATGTTGAAGCAATATgtccaaaatgttgaagtagttattcaaaatgttgaaacaacACATTCCAAATGTTTCAAATTGATTTCAAAACGGATTAACGGTTTAAGAAAACtgcatttgaaatttgaaacccAAATGGGattctcctccatctcctccattTGGCGGTGGACGGTGGCTCGAGCGTGCTAGAGAGTTAGAGCTAAGGAGGGATTAGGTGCATCGAACGGATAAAAAAGCTCGCACGAATCTTCAACACCGGAAGCCGGGAAGCCACGTAATAAACGGACTTCCGCAAGTCGTATAGGATCTATGGGTGGTACCGGCCGTAGGGGGCGATATAGCTAGGTCTACCCTAATGGGCTCGGATGGGGGCGTGCGTTTTCCGTGTCGCAGTGGCCCACAATGCTACAGTCCACCCTGCATCCCGTCCTTCCGGACCACGCTCCTCGGCTCCTGTCGCGTCAGCTGTCACGCTCCCCTGTGATCTCTCGGTCTGGGCAACGGTGCCGCCATtagctagcagcctagcacGACCTGGtgtctccggcgccggcgctcgcACGGCACAGCTTTGTTGACGCTGTACACGACCGGCGAGCAACACTAACCGACCAACCGATGAGGGCGACGATGATAAGAAGAATGGTGTGGCTAACCTTCGCAGTAATGGCTGGTCAATTTAGACGGGGCACATCACACATCGATTAGGAGGCCAAGGTTGTGTACGCATACGCATAGAAGCTAAGTGATTAGTGACATGAAGAAAAATACCGTGAGGATCGAAGAACTGGTCGCATTCGTTGGAATAACGAGTAACGACTAGGGGTAGTAGCtattccctccatttcaaattgaaGATCGTTTTAACTCTTTAAGTACATAATATTTGTTATACACTTAAATATAATTTATGTCTAGacatataataatatctataatatagaaaaattaaaataccTTACAATTTAGAAGGAAAGTAGCGCTACTAGGCCTCGAGCTCTTTTCCGCAGCTAGCCGCCTCCGGCCGAGCGCATGCAGACACCGACCAGTGACGCCCGCgccgtcgcgtcgcgtcgcgtcacGTCGCGTCCCGTCACGTCGCGCTTGTGGACAGTCAATCCTCATGGCACCTCTCGCGCGGAACGGAAGAAAAAACGTAACTGTACAGGATAACGCGCGAGCTCCCAGCAGTCTCCCACGAGCCCACGACGAGGATTGCAAAAAACTGCAAGTGGTTCGAGTGGCAGAAATGATTGGAACGATACCCCCCTTTAATTCGCGGCTTTGCCGACGAGCTTATGATGAAGTCCACAAGTCGTGCACTCAGGCCGTATTCCCTTCGCTAAGAAGGACGAGATCGACGACTTAGACCGGTGACGTACGATCGATGGCACGCGTGCATATAGATGAACCAAACGGGCATCATCATTCGTGATCTCCGACCAGGTACGAGATGTTTCTTTCGATTTGTCCCCGCACGTACGTTGACGCGATCTCCGGGGTCAAGCCGAGCCCTAGTCCAAAACGTGGTGCTTCcatgatgcttttttttttgaaattaatGCTTCCACGCATGATGCTCAGGTCCACCTTTATTCTCCATTTCATCGATGCTCGTTGGCTCGCGGGTGGCCTTGGAGCGGGGGCACGCATGCACACCGGTGACGAGAGAGTAGTCGCTGTCGGCGTGTACCCGCCCTTCCCCGCATCGCGTGAGGAATCGCCGTGGGCCGTTTCTTACTACCCTCGGCGAAATGGCACCGTCCCAATCCACTACCTTGACCGTTGGAAGCCCCGGCAATACTATTGCCGCTCGTTGTCTCGTCGAGGCAGCATACGGGTAGTTCAATTCTCCTCAAGCTCTCGGTGCCAGCACTATTGCTGTCGTGTGCTTCTGCTGTGAGAGCGCTAGTATTGTGTAACCGGCACCCAAGGCCATTCCTCGAGTAACCATCAGTCATGGTCATCTCGCGATCCCTCTcgctctccctctcttctctctgaTAGAGTTCCCATGC
The genomic region above belongs to Setaria italica strain Yugu1 chromosome VI, Setaria_italica_v2.0, whole genome shotgun sequence and contains:
- the LOC101767643 gene encoding uncharacterized protein LOC101767643, which translates into the protein MDSTLPCRLLPLPSVQRHHDCPGSRWPGRVKTGRAGRNSGKFCARGLFGSGGGGDGLRTVMRMVKLNSAIQNRSVRELLELIGDECLYFLSNLRSIDVSQLGKDMFLLLHALMVRHHVSFVLKPTPDETGFDLGVKWSLEWKGQKLPWDLDCNVSTTHVYRGLLLISQVNKTCVPLLQRILGIIQQNLDAVILTIVNKVLPEGTLDEKKTSTIIFCVIIGLVVMLLFYALFKNL
- the LOC101768717 gene encoding uncharacterized abhydrolase domain-containing protein DDB_G0269086, with translation MATVEVQVPTATLPVEEAPVVAEPVPVQPAVVAEEAPKEEAAAPVVEETPAAEAAPAEPEAAKEPEAEAAPAETDTREVEAVAAPAEAEAKEAEPEAAPAETETKEAEPEAAPAEGETKEAEPEAATAEVEARETETEAVAAETETKEAEPVAAPAEAETKEAEPEAAPAVAETKEAEQDAAAPAEAETKEAEPAAAEAEVEAAPVVDTKPAEAEAETAATEAEAKELEAKEEAAPAAAAAAEEAAAPAEAEAAAAPAAEAAGKSE